The following are encoded together in the Proteiniphilum saccharofermentans genome:
- a CDS encoding VOC family protein, with translation MAQQNHQPIYPCIWCKNNNAREIADFYVSVFPDTKITDENQYVNIIAIGGQRIMLLNGNAETTPNPSISLMYMTTSEKEVEDLYAKLTEGGSTLMALDSYPFSPKYAWVEDRYGVSWQLIAGEAKDIIQKVVPTMMFTGDNNGKAEEAMRLYTSLFPESEIRGILRYTGEEGEIRGNIQHAEFVVNGYLMMAMDSSYPHAFNFNEGVSLVVECDTQEEIDHYWDGLTTDGGKEVMCGWLTDKYGVSWQVTPSEFEELILKSPKVFEAMLKMKKMDIGKLKEAAESPE, from the coding sequence ATGGCACAGCAAAATCATCAACCCATTTACCCTTGCATTTGGTGTAAGAATAATAATGCCCGCGAGATAGCGGATTTTTACGTATCCGTTTTTCCCGACACAAAAATAACGGATGAAAATCAGTATGTGAATATTATTGCAATAGGCGGTCAAAGGATTATGCTGCTGAACGGTAATGCGGAGACCACTCCCAATCCTTCTATTTCGCTGATGTATATGACTACGTCGGAAAAGGAGGTAGAGGACCTGTACGCAAAACTGACAGAAGGCGGAAGCACTTTGATGGCACTCGACAGTTACCCGTTCAGTCCGAAATATGCCTGGGTGGAGGACCGCTACGGTGTATCGTGGCAACTGATTGCCGGTGAAGCAAAGGATATCATTCAGAAAGTAGTGCCTACGATGATGTTTACTGGAGATAACAATGGCAAAGCAGAGGAGGCTATGCGCCTTTACACTTCGCTTTTTCCCGAATCGGAAATAAGAGGTATACTGAGATACACCGGAGAGGAAGGTGAGATCAGGGGAAACATCCAGCATGCCGAATTTGTAGTGAATGGTTACCTGATGATGGCTATGGATAGCTCTTATCCACATGCATTTAATTTCAATGAAGGGGTTTCACTGGTAGTAGAATGTGATACCCAGGAAGAGATAGATCACTACTGGGACGGACTTACTACTGATGGCGGCAAGGAAGTTATGTGCGGCTGGCTGACGGATAAATATGGTGTCAGTTGGCAGGTCACGCCGAGTGAGTTCGAAGAACTGATACTCAAATCACCCAAAGTATTCGAGGCGATGTTGAAAATGAAGAAGATGGATATCGGCAAACTGAAGGAAGCAGCGGAATCGCCCGAATAA
- a CDS encoding VOC family protein, translating to MLKLDPYLNFDGTCEEAFNFYRSVFGGEFKGGIMRMKDVEGMDVPQAFKDRVMHVSLPVGNDLLMGSDTIPGMGNPFQAGNNNYISITADSREEADRLFNGLSAGGEIEMPMEDMFWGDYFGSLKDRFGVMWMISSPSGQQMM from the coding sequence ATGCTTAAATTAGATCCGTACCTCAATTTTGACGGTACATGCGAAGAGGCTTTCAATTTCTACAGATCCGTGTTTGGCGGAGAGTTTAAAGGTGGAATCATGAGAATGAAAGATGTGGAGGGAATGGACGTGCCCCAGGCTTTTAAAGACCGTGTAATGCATGTCTCATTGCCTGTCGGTAACGATCTGCTGATGGGGTCGGATACGATACCCGGTATGGGCAATCCTTTTCAAGCGGGGAATAATAACTATATCAGCATCACAGCCGACAGTCGTGAGGAAGCTGACAGGCTGTTCAACGGACTATCGGCCGGAGGTGAGATTGAGATGCCGATGGAGGATATGTTCTGGGGCGATTACTTCGGCAGTCTTAAAGACCGGTTCGGGGTAATGTGGATGATCTCCAGCCCATCAGGACAACAGATGATGTAA
- a CDS encoding PQQ-dependent sugar dehydrogenase — MNYLKITALFLSAFVLLSASCEAPKTSEQEPNEETLPPVETEKPNNPDFKPAFEGQTRVAGVKTTTPYEATVIADGLVKPWAVTPLPDGRLAITEKAGTMRIATTDGNVSAPITGFPEVDDRSQGGLLDVAPAPDFSSSRMLYFTFAERTAQGSLTAVGKGKLSDDETNIEDFRIIYRAIPYFDNSMHFGSRLLFDKNGHIFATTGERSDLATRPNAQKLNTGHGKVIYITTEGEPVPGNPFIGTEGALPEIYSYGHRNPQGLDIHPVTGELWLSEMGPRGGDEVNLIKPGKNYGWPTITYGIEYSGNIIGEGITQKEGMEQPVYYWDPVFSPSGMAFYSSNAIPEWENNLFIGGLNTKHIVRLVIKDNKVTGEERLLANEGQRFRDVADGNDGALYAVTDEGRLYKISKK; from the coding sequence ATGAACTATTTAAAGATTACAGCACTTTTTTTATCGGCTTTTGTGTTGCTTTCGGCTTCATGTGAAGCACCGAAAACAAGCGAACAAGAACCGAACGAAGAGACTCTGCCCCCGGTAGAGACCGAAAAGCCCAACAACCCCGATTTTAAACCCGCTTTCGAGGGACAAACCCGCGTTGCAGGCGTGAAAACGACAACTCCTTACGAAGCGACTGTTATCGCCGACGGATTAGTGAAGCCATGGGCGGTCACACCACTGCCTGACGGCCGGCTGGCCATCACAGAAAAGGCCGGTACTATGCGTATCGCCACCACCGACGGCAATGTAAGTGCTCCCATTACAGGATTTCCTGAAGTAGACGACCGGAGTCAGGGGGGATTGCTGGATGTGGCACCGGCACCCGATTTCAGTAGCAGCAGGATGCTCTATTTTACTTTTGCTGAGCGGACTGCGCAAGGCTCCCTCACAGCAGTGGGCAAAGGAAAACTCTCCGACGATGAAACAAACATAGAGGATTTCCGCATCATCTACCGCGCCATCCCCTATTTCGACAATAGCATGCACTTCGGCAGCCGTCTATTGTTTGATAAGAACGGACATATCTTCGCCACTACCGGTGAACGGTCTGATCTCGCCACCCGTCCCAACGCCCAAAAGCTCAATACCGGTCACGGTAAAGTAATATACATCACCACAGAAGGTGAACCTGTTCCGGGCAACCCGTTTATCGGTACCGAGGGAGCACTGCCGGAAATATACAGCTACGGACACCGTAATCCGCAGGGCCTGGATATCCATCCTGTTACAGGTGAACTCTGGCTCAGTGAGATGGGGCCGCGCGGCGGTGATGAAGTCAACCTTATTAAACCGGGTAAAAACTACGGATGGCCTACCATCACCTATGGCATCGAGTACAGCGGCAATATCATCGGTGAAGGAATTACACAAAAAGAAGGTATGGAGCAACCTGTTTACTACTGGGATCCTGTCTTTTCACCCAGTGGCATGGCTTTCTATAGTTCCAACGCCATTCCCGAATGGGAAAATAACCTCTTCATTGGCGGGCTCAATACTAAACATATTGTCCGGCTTGTAATCAAAGATAACAAAGTAACAGGCGAAGAACGCCTGCTCGCCAATGAAGGGCAACGCTTCCGTGATGTGGCCGACGGTAACGACGGTGCACTCTATGCCGTAACGGATGAAGGACGATTATATAAGATAAGTAAAAAGTAA
- a CDS encoding type II toxin-antitoxin system HicB family antitoxin, producing the protein MLTYNVQLRKEEEGGYTAIVPALPGCITYGETVDEAIAMVKEAVELYIDELTDRGEPIPDDTHTLELSIHVEAV; encoded by the coding sequence ATGCTTACGTACAACGTTCAACTAAGAAAAGAAGAGGAAGGCGGATATACAGCGATTGTTCCGGCTCTTCCCGGCTGTATTACCTATGGTGAGACGGTGGATGAGGCCATTGCGATGGTAAAGGAAGCCGTGGAATTATATATTGATGAACTTACAGATCGCGGTGAACCAATACCGGACGATACTCATACTCTTGAACTTTCTATACATGTTGAAGCTGTATGA
- a CDS encoding type II toxin-antitoxin system HicA family toxin codes for MNLSPKYLIDLLEQNGFIFKRSKGSHRLYYNSQTNKTVIVPMHGNKDLKKGTFFAILKQAGITYR; via the coding sequence ATGAATTTAAGCCCCAAATATCTTATTGATCTCTTGGAACAAAATGGATTTATTTTCAAAAGGTCAAAAGGCTCGCATAGATTGTACTATAATTCCCAAACAAATAAAACAGTCATTGTTCCAATGCACGGAAATAAGGACTTAAAAAAAGGAACATTCTTTGCAATTTTAAAGCAAGCCGGGATTACGTATAGATAA
- a CDS encoding glycosyltransferase WbsX family protein, which yields MKKNEICIGLLILVGFIWGNIFETQSQPVDQEIKNEYYVAAYIWPSCHDDPLAREKLWTEGIGEWEVIKKGNPRYEGHYQPRQPLWGYEMDNNPKVVERWIDVAIDHGVNVFVYDWYWYEEGPYLESALNDGFLKANNSHKMQFYIMWANHDVKHNYWNYHRYGDDASILWDAKVDWENYKIIVDRVINQYFKQPNYFKINGEPVFSIFSIDKLKESFGGSIEETRKALDYFRDEVQKAGFPGLHIQWNQGGGSLMSEEKAREFKKNVDSMGFNSVAMYNMGGMAEDYLVYGANSVKIREQMNEILDVPVFPCVSIGWDDTPRFPKKGIKDIVHYHNTPKSFATLLSKAKEYADQHPGQTKLITINAWNEWVEGSYLLPDMLHGFDYLEAVKDVFIDKKYDRY from the coding sequence ATGAAAAAGAATGAAATTTGTATTGGTTTACTTATATTGGTCGGATTTATTTGGGGAAATATCTTCGAAACTCAATCACAACCAGTAGATCAGGAAATTAAAAATGAATATTATGTTGCGGCTTACATCTGGCCATCATGTCACGATGACCCATTGGCAAGGGAAAAATTATGGACAGAGGGTATAGGTGAATGGGAAGTGATAAAAAAAGGGAATCCCAGATATGAAGGCCATTATCAACCACGTCAACCACTGTGGGGATACGAGATGGATAACAACCCAAAGGTAGTTGAACGCTGGATAGATGTAGCCATTGACCATGGTGTGAATGTATTTGTTTATGACTGGTATTGGTATGAAGAGGGTCCATACCTGGAAAGTGCTTTGAATGACGGGTTTCTGAAAGCCAACAACAGTCATAAAATGCAGTTCTATATTATGTGGGCCAACCATGATGTAAAACATAACTATTGGAATTATCACCGTTATGGAGATGATGCTTCCATTTTATGGGATGCTAAAGTTGATTGGGAAAATTACAAAATTATTGTCGACAGGGTTATTAACCAATATTTTAAACAACCCAACTACTTTAAGATTAATGGTGAACCTGTTTTCTCCATTTTTAGCATCGACAAGTTGAAGGAAAGTTTCGGCGGTAGCATAGAAGAAACCCGAAAGGCCCTGGATTATTTCAGGGATGAAGTACAAAAGGCCGGATTCCCGGGACTTCATATCCAATGGAATCAAGGCGGGGGATCGCTTATGTCGGAAGAAAAAGCCCGGGAGTTTAAAAAAAATGTAGATTCCATGGGGTTTAACAGTGTGGCTATGTATAACATGGGAGGAATGGCAGAAGATTATCTTGTCTATGGAGCCAATTCAGTCAAAATAAGGGAACAAATGAACGAAATATTAGATGTTCCCGTTTTCCCGTGCGTCTCAATCGGGTGGGATGATACACCTAGATTTCCCAAAAAAGGGATAAAGGATATAGTGCATTATCATAATACACCCAAAAGTTTTGCCACGCTGCTTTCAAAAGCAAAAGAATATGCTGACCAACACCCGGGACAAACAAAACTGATAACAATTAATGCCTGGAACGAATGGGTAGAAGGTAGCTACCTGCTACCGGATATGTTACATGGCTTCGATTACTTGGAGGCAGTGAAAGATGTTTTTATTGACAAAAAATACGATCGATATTAA
- a CDS encoding RagB/SusD family nutrient uptake outer membrane protein, translating into MIKMNNIRNKSMIVVALSISFLLSCEDFIDLKPLDQITEENYWKSSSDLRNYMYQFYPRAFPNSAMIVDLATNSDEMIHGGSPSVILNGQRTIRTGRWTGEWRQIRDINIFFKNYEKCEDDFYSYKHYVGEAHFFRAWFYFELLKMYGDIPWYDEVLELDNDEKLMQPRDPRTEIIDNILDDLDKAVLFLDYRKDVGNCVINKEVALAFQTRVALFEGSWQKYHSGTQFSTPGIDPDKYFLKCVEAAEELIGGNYLVGIYETGKPDSDYYTMFGLENMGDINEVLLYKSFNLAEGFGNTVEGYLSYNAEQKGATWDLISSYLGKNGKPFDYLNLSGTSKGNDFLIQIAQNCDVRLKSTIYIPGDYRSVERNLIFDKPTIDAGVLQLCPTGFQIKKTTNPYSSGAAQSWEAGSQTGLIIFRFGEVLLNYAEAKYELDNSIVYEQLNLLRARVGMPNFTVNKQTEDPNLIDYGYPIPDELYEIRRERRVELALEGMRDEDLNRWAAHSLFKNKRPKGYPLNVAEFPDYNGNVDDNGLIDHYRQQLPNGYQFKENRDYLYSIPQDELTLNPNLTQNPGW; encoded by the coding sequence ATGATTAAAATGAATAACATAAGAAACAAGTCGATGATTGTTGTAGCTCTTTCAATCTCATTTTTGCTTTCATGTGAAGATTTTATAGATTTAAAACCATTAGATCAAATCACAGAAGAAAATTATTGGAAAAGCAGTTCAGATTTAAGAAACTATATGTATCAATTTTATCCAAGGGCATTCCCAAACTCTGCAATGATTGTAGATTTAGCCACCAACTCTGACGAAATGATCCATGGAGGTTCCCCTAGTGTGATTTTGAACGGACAAAGAACCATAAGAACAGGTAGATGGACGGGTGAATGGAGGCAAATCCGGGATATTAACATATTCTTTAAAAACTATGAAAAATGTGAAGATGATTTCTATTCCTATAAACATTATGTTGGAGAAGCACATTTTTTTAGAGCTTGGTTCTATTTCGAACTTCTTAAAATGTATGGTGACATTCCATGGTATGATGAAGTTTTAGAACTTGATAATGATGAAAAACTTATGCAGCCCAGAGATCCTCGAACTGAAATCATTGACAACATATTGGACGATTTAGACAAAGCTGTTCTTTTCTTGGATTATAGAAAAGATGTGGGAAATTGTGTCATTAATAAAGAAGTAGCATTGGCTTTCCAGACAAGGGTTGCATTATTTGAAGGAAGCTGGCAAAAGTATCACTCAGGAACACAATTCTCAACACCTGGCATTGACCCGGATAAATACTTTCTCAAATGTGTTGAAGCTGCAGAAGAACTAATTGGAGGTAATTATTTAGTGGGTATATATGAAACGGGAAAACCAGACAGTGATTACTACACAATGTTTGGTTTAGAAAATATGGGTGACATTAATGAAGTATTATTATATAAATCTTTTAATTTAGCCGAAGGTTTTGGTAACACTGTGGAAGGATACCTTAGCTATAATGCAGAACAAAAGGGTGCTACATGGGACTTGATTTCCTCATATCTTGGTAAAAATGGAAAACCTTTCGATTATCTGAATTTATCCGGAACTTCAAAAGGTAATGACTTTTTAATACAAATAGCACAAAATTGCGACGTAAGGCTAAAGTCAACTATATATATACCTGGAGATTATAGAAGTGTTGAAAGAAATTTAATCTTTGATAAACCGACAATTGATGCAGGCGTACTCCAATTATGTCCTACAGGATTTCAAATAAAAAAAACTACAAATCCCTACTCAAGTGGCGCAGCACAATCATGGGAAGCAGGAAGTCAAACTGGTTTAATTATATTTCGTTTTGGAGAAGTTCTTTTAAATTATGCTGAAGCAAAATATGAACTTGACAACTCAATTGTTTATGAACAATTAAATCTTCTGAGAGCAAGGGTAGGTATGCCCAATTTCACTGTCAACAAACAAACAGAAGACCCAAACTTAATTGATTACGGATATCCAATTCCAGATGAACTCTATGAAATACGGAGGGAAAGAAGAGTGGAATTAGCACTGGAAGGAATGCGTGATGAAGATTTAAATAGATGGGCTGCACATTCACTATTTAAAAATAAAAGGCCTAAAGGTTATCCGTTAAATGTTGCTGAATTTCCTGATTATAACGGGAATGTAGACGATAATGGCTTAATTGACCACTACAGGCAACAACTGCCCAACGGATATCAATTTAAAGAAAACAGAGATTATTTGTACTCTATTCCACAAGATGAATTGACACTTAACCCAAATTTGACCCAAAATCCGGGTTGGTAA
- a CDS encoding SusC/RagA family TonB-linked outer membrane protein — MKHVILSLVKGMMFLLMWTSSVCLSAQTVTVKGMITDAEGESLIGVSVMIQGTSTGTVTDSEGNFILTNVPSDAILEISYVGMVSQIVALDGRTTLEIVLQEDVETLEEVVVVGYGVQKKVNVTGAVDVISDEKLKNRQSPNVSQLLQGAAPGLNLSIGNNYGFQPGATMDVTIRGMGSLNGGSPLILIDGSPGDMNLLNPEDIETISILKDASSSAIYGARAPYGVILITTKKGNRKEKVTINLSSNLMIENPMPLPTMLDSWTHARVLNEAGRNGGGSPIGNETIDRMIAFQNKDWDYLRESMPNWPEGATNFGAYPEGNVWNNANLNYANTNWWDIYFGSAINHKHNLSISGGAERSSYYLSLGYLNQNSVIQYGTDYYNRFNLMGKFEFDITDWWSVSYEPRYSNSVRERPNMTQAETGDYDHMFRHLLRSYPWTPMYNGWGSPEEGGGYIMESHIPTILSGTDKSDIRDYWNTLKTEINFMEGLKLNADFTYNDYSRVYTRVHKTVYLQNVDKTYYPFGNTTPNQYEQTHYRNNFWTSNIYATYNLNINQQHNFLFLVGSQFEKGNNITLNGFKTDMIFQDVPSLQTATGEAIVNQYLSNNATQGYFSRLGYNFSDRYMLEANFRYDGSYVFTKGNRWGFFPSLSIGWNMHNETFWNVPQEYITTLKIRGSWGQLGNQNISPYSDLALMPINTGKLNWIFQPGGTRQIGYTSAPGIINRNLTWETSTTTNMGLNVGLFNNKLQVDFDLFERLTTDMVGPSEPKPGVLGANVPQSNNATLRTRGWELNINWRQSIGKDLSYFVNANLSDYKSVVTQYYNPNNTLSTWYEGRVVGEIWGYTVNDLFRSQDEVDSYLSKIDPSFIAVNWRPGDIRYEDINGDDIIDNGKNTLDDHGDLSIIGNSEPRLQFGVNLGVSYKNFDFSMLWKGVGKRDYYFNQNAVFYWGIMRSWWDSNIDAKGKHLDYFRDEPGTKYYGLYEGDANINTDAFFPRTYLDSTNDIKNRGHANTRYLVNAAYLRLQNIQLGYTLPARITSKLHLRDVRLFFSGENLLTIDNLPKLIDPAAIVGFNEIAGAATYGADRIYSFGFSITY; from the coding sequence ATGAAACATGTAATTTTAAGTTTAGTGAAAGGGATGATGTTTCTCTTAATGTGGACATCTTCTGTCTGTTTATCTGCACAAACCGTAACGGTGAAAGGAATGATTACCGACGCAGAGGGTGAATCATTGATCGGGGTATCTGTAATGATACAGGGAACATCAACCGGCACAGTGACCGATTCCGAAGGAAACTTCATTTTAACGAATGTGCCTTCGGACGCGATATTGGAGATCTCTTATGTAGGGATGGTTTCCCAAATTGTAGCCCTCGACGGAAGGACAACACTCGAAATAGTGCTGCAAGAGGATGTGGAAACTTTGGAAGAGGTGGTAGTAGTCGGTTACGGTGTGCAAAAGAAAGTGAATGTCACGGGGGCTGTGGACGTCATCTCTGATGAGAAACTTAAGAATCGACAGTCCCCTAATGTCTCGCAACTATTACAAGGTGCCGCACCTGGTTTAAATTTATCCATTGGGAACAATTATGGGTTTCAGCCTGGTGCGACTATGGATGTCACAATTCGGGGAATGGGATCTTTGAATGGGGGAAGCCCGTTAATTTTAATTGATGGATCACCGGGTGATATGAATTTACTAAACCCGGAAGATATAGAAACAATATCAATCTTAAAAGATGCGTCTTCATCTGCGATCTATGGAGCACGGGCCCCTTACGGTGTAATTCTTATAACTACAAAGAAAGGTAACCGTAAAGAGAAAGTCACTATTAATTTATCCTCGAACTTAATGATTGAGAATCCCATGCCGCTACCAACAATGTTAGATTCATGGACACATGCACGTGTCTTAAATGAAGCGGGAAGAAATGGCGGCGGGAGTCCTATTGGAAATGAAACAATCGATCGGATGATCGCATTCCAAAATAAGGATTGGGATTATTTACGGGAGTCAATGCCAAATTGGCCTGAAGGAGCAACGAACTTTGGGGCGTACCCTGAAGGGAATGTTTGGAACAATGCAAATTTAAACTATGCAAATACGAACTGGTGGGATATTTATTTTGGTAGCGCAATTAATCATAAACACAACTTAAGTATTTCAGGAGGTGCCGAACGTTCATCTTATTATCTTTCCCTTGGTTATTTGAATCAAAATAGCGTTATCCAATATGGAACAGACTATTATAACAGGTTTAATCTCATGGGTAAATTTGAATTCGATATAACCGACTGGTGGAGCGTTAGCTACGAACCCCGGTATAGCAATAGTGTCAGGGAAAGGCCGAATATGACACAAGCGGAAACTGGTGATTATGATCACATGTTTAGACATCTATTGAGATCGTACCCATGGACACCCATGTATAATGGATGGGGATCGCCGGAAGAAGGAGGGGGTTATATTATGGAATCTCATATCCCGACAATACTGTCGGGTACGGATAAATCAGATATAAGAGATTATTGGAATACTTTAAAAACCGAAATAAATTTCATGGAAGGCCTCAAGCTGAATGCCGACTTTACTTATAACGATTACTCACGAGTATATACCCGAGTGCATAAGACAGTTTACCTTCAGAACGTGGATAAAACATATTATCCCTTTGGTAATACCACGCCAAACCAATATGAACAGACGCATTACAGGAACAATTTTTGGACTTCAAATATCTATGCTACGTATAATTTGAATATTAATCAGCAACACAATTTTTTATTTTTAGTAGGATCTCAATTTGAAAAAGGCAATAACATTACTTTGAATGGTTTTAAAACTGACATGATATTTCAGGATGTACCTTCTCTACAAACTGCCACAGGAGAAGCAATCGTCAATCAGTATTTATCAAACAACGCAACACAGGGATATTTCTCCCGATTGGGATATAATTTCTCGGATCGCTATATGCTTGAAGCAAATTTCAGATATGATGGGTCCTACGTATTTACGAAAGGAAATCGCTGGGGATTTTTCCCTTCCTTATCAATAGGATGGAATATGCATAATGAGACATTTTGGAATGTTCCTCAAGAATATATCACTACTTTAAAAATAAGAGGATCTTGGGGACAATTAGGGAATCAAAACATATCTCCATACAGTGATCTGGCTTTAATGCCTATAAATACAGGAAAATTGAATTGGATTTTTCAACCGGGAGGAACCCGGCAAATTGGTTATACAAGCGCGCCGGGGATAATTAATAGAAATCTGACTTGGGAAACTTCTACTACTACAAACATGGGACTAAATGTAGGGTTATTTAACAATAAACTTCAGGTTGACTTTGATTTATTTGAAAGACTTACTACGGATATGGTCGGGCCGTCGGAGCCTAAACCAGGCGTTTTAGGAGCCAATGTACCCCAGTCAAATAATGCAACATTAAGGACCAGAGGGTGGGAATTAAATATAAATTGGAGACAGAGTATAGGAAAAGACCTATCTTATTTTGTCAATGCAAACTTGTCAGACTATAAATCTGTCGTCACACAATATTATAACCCCAACAATACACTTTCTACCTGGTATGAAGGAAGGGTTGTTGGTGAAATTTGGGGATACACAGTAAATGATTTATTTCGATCCCAGGATGAAGTTGATTCATATTTATCAAAAATTGACCCTTCATTTATCGCTGTAAACTGGAGACCTGGTGATATAAGATATGAAGATATCAACGGTGATGATATTATTGACAATGGGAAAAACACATTAGATGACCATGGTGATTTATCGATTATTGGAAATTCTGAACCCCGATTACAATTTGGCGTAAATTTAGGAGTCTCATATAAAAACTTTGATTTCTCGATGCTATGGAAAGGTGTAGGTAAAAGAGATTATTATTTCAATCAGAATGCAGTATTTTATTGGGGTATTATGCGATCATGGTGGGATTCAAATATTGACGCGAAAGGTAAACATTTGGACTATTTTAGGGATGAACCTGGTACAAAATATTATGGACTATATGAAGGCGATGCAAATATTAACACTGATGCTTTCTTTCCACGTACATATCTGGATAGTACGAATGATATTAAAAATAGAGGACATGCAAATACCAGGTATCTTGTAAATGCAGCATATCTGAGGTTACAAAATATACAATTAGGATATACTCTTCCCGCCAGAATTACTTCAAAATTACATCTACGTGATGTGCGATTATTTTTCTCCGGGGAAAATCTACTTACAATTGATAATCTTCCCAAATTGATTGATCCCGCAGCTATAGTCGGTTTTAACGAAATAGCAGGTGCTGCAACCTATGGGGCAGACAGAATTTATTCGTTTGGATTTTCAATTACCTATTAA
- a CDS encoding helix-turn-helix domain-containing protein, protein METVEQRSRNKNTHHGHAVKRFRTTLGKKQEALAADMGISQTLVSFYEKKQVIEDEMIDKFAKALNVAPELIKELEEDPVTYIIENNTFEEGSVSNIASTSENCTYTYNAIEQFLELTKEKTALYERMLELEKEKSALLEQLLKDRK, encoded by the coding sequence ATGGAAACAGTTGAACAAAGATCAAGGAATAAAAATACGCATCATGGGCACGCCGTCAAACGTTTCCGGACTACGTTGGGGAAAAAACAGGAAGCGCTGGCCGCCGATATGGGAATCAGTCAGACGCTTGTCTCTTTTTACGAGAAAAAACAGGTAATTGAGGATGAGATGATTGATAAATTTGCCAAAGCGTTGAACGTAGCCCCTGAACTGATCAAGGAACTCGAAGAAGATCCGGTAACTTATATCATTGAAAACAATACATTTGAAGAGGGAAGCGTAAGCAATATAGCATCCACAAGTGAAAATTGTACTTACACGTATAATGCAATTGAACAATTTCTCGAACTGACCAAGGAAAAAACCGCTCTGTATGAACGGATGCTCGAACTGGAGAAAGAAAAAAGTGCCCTTTTGGAACAGTTGTTAAAAGACCGGAAATAG
- a CDS encoding DUF6088 family protein, with product MQSTYNEIKQKIESAERGTLFFPDDFAAIGTSDAIRSALVRLCRSDILVRVAHGIYYYPKIDTKWGSGIIPPGIEEIANGIAKRDKVRIAPTGAYVLNLLGLSTQVPANAVFITDGSPRRVTIGKGKGILFKHTSEMRNFAYQSRLMMLIVTAMREIGEGNVTDIQMGIIKSHLRNVPTDEIKKDIQLAPAWVRKKLLEE from the coding sequence ATGCAAAGTACTTATAATGAAATAAAACAAAAAATAGAATCTGCTGAACGTGGCACTCTTTTCTTTCCGGATGATTTTGCGGCAATAGGCACGTCTGATGCCATCAGATCCGCACTGGTCCGTTTATGCCGTTCTGATATTCTTGTTCGTGTGGCGCACGGCATTTATTATTATCCGAAGATTGATACTAAATGGGGAAGCGGGATCATACCCCCCGGCATTGAGGAGATAGCCAATGGGATAGCCAAACGGGACAAAGTGAGAATAGCTCCGACGGGGGCGTATGTTCTTAATTTGTTGGGACTATCTACTCAAGTACCGGCCAATGCGGTATTCATCACGGACGGTTCACCCCGTCGGGTTACTATCGGTAAAGGAAAAGGTATTTTGTTCAAACATACCTCCGAAATGCGTAATTTCGCTTATCAATCACGTTTGATGATGCTGATCGTTACCGCCATGCGTGAAATCGGAGAAGGAAATGTAACAGATATTCAAATGGGAATTATCAAATCCCACCTAAGGAACGTGCCTACCGATGAAATAAAAAAGGATATTCAGTTAGCTCCTGCCTGGGTGCGTAAAAAATTATTGGAAGAATGA